In Lampris incognitus isolate fLamInc1 chromosome 20, fLamInc1.hap2, whole genome shotgun sequence, one genomic interval encodes:
- the zgc:112271 gene encoding bolA-like protein 2, protein MAVTAQHIREKLTEELEASHVDVEDTSPNRCAASFKVLVVSSQFEGKPLLQRHRMVNSCLAEELKEIHAFEMKTLTPEQWEKLKPQ, encoded by the exons ATGGCCGTGACGGCGCAGCACATCCGCGAGAAGCTCACCGAGGAGCTTGAAGCGAGCCATGTG GACGTCGAAGATACCTCACCCAACAGATGTGCGGCAAGTTTCAAAGTGTTGGTCGTGTCGTCCCAGTTTGAGGGCAAGCCTCTTTTACAGAGACACAG GATGGTGAACAGCTGCTTAGCTGAAGAGCTGAAAGAGATCCACGCCTTCGAAATGAAGACCCTCACACCGGAGCAGTGGGAGAAACTCAAACCACAGTGA
- the slx1b gene encoding structure-specific endonuclease subunit SLX1 → MMVVEVEGFFGVYMLYCTNPKFKGRVYVGFTVNPERRIVQHNAGLRRGGAKRTSGRGPWEMVLIIHGFPSDIAALRFEWAWQHPHSSRRLSHVSLRSRKESSLQFHWRVVSNMLRVPPWSRLPLTARWLKQQYRMDFEPTLQPPLHIPIAFGSVRAKKQLQPQPPSMEEEGREMGLERCSLCQGPVKPVEKLTCFHSSCRMTSHLICLAKHFLKAEPSYLLPVEGECPVCHQSLLWGSLIRHKNGCFEEEIASSSSQDHWADELQI, encoded by the exons ATGATGGTAGTTGAGGTGGAGGGCTTTTTTGGCGTGTACATGTTGTACTGCACCAATCCTAAGTTTAAAGGTCGCGTCTACGTTGGGTTTACTGTCAACCCCGAGCGGCGGATAGTGCAACACAACGCCGGCCTGCGGAGAGGGGGCGCCAAGAGGACGAGTGGAAGAGGACCATG GGAGATGGTGCTGATCATCCATGGCTTCCCTTCAGATATTGCTGCCTTGAGG TTTGAATGGGCGTGGCAGCACCCTCACTCCTCCAGGCGCCTGTCTCACGTTTCTCTGCGCTCCAGAAAGGAGTCCAGCCTTCAGTTCCACTGGCGCGTTGTGTCAAATATGCTCCGTGTGCCACCGTGGAGCCGCCTGCCACTTACTGCTCGCTGGCTCAAACAACAGTATAGGATGGACTTTGAACCCACTTTGCAGCCACCGCTGCACATCCCAATAGCTTTTGGAAGCGTCAGAGCAAAGAAGCAACTGCAGCCACAGCCTCCGTCTATGGAGGAAGAAGGGCGAGAAATGGGATTGGAGAGGTGTTCGCTCTGTCAAGGGCCTGTCAAG CCTGTGGAAAAGCTGACATGCTTCCACTCATCCTGTCGCATGACCAGTCATCTGATATGCTTAGCCAAGCACTTTCTCAAGGCTGAGCCCTCCTACCTCCTTCCTGTTGAGGGGGAATGTCCAGTCTGTCATCAGTCTTTGCTGTGGGGGAGCCTGATCCGTCATAAAAATGGTTGCTTTGAAGAAGAGATCGCAAGCTCGTCCTcccaa GACCACTGGGCAGATGAGCTGCAGATCTAA